Genomic DNA from uncultured Flavobacterium sp.:
ACAACAATTAGAAGATTACATCAGTCAAGGCCATTTGATTGGTCCAAATGGTTCGTTAACACAACAAATTTCAAAAGGAATCATTCCGTCGTTGATATTTTGGGGACCTCCGGGAACAGGAAAAACAACTTTGGCACAAATTATAGCACAAGAATCTAAGCGTCCTTTTTACATATTGAGTGCAATAAATTCAGGTGTTAAAGACATTCGCGATGTAATTGAAAAAGCAAAACAAAGCGGTGGATTATTTACGGCTAAAAATCCTATTTTGTTTATCGATGAGATTCACCGTTTTAGTAAATCACAACAAGATTCACTTTTGGCTGCTGTCGAAAAAGGCTGGATCACACTTATTGGTGCAACAACAGAAAACCCAAGTTTTGAAGTTATTCCTGCATTATTGTCACGTTGCCAGGTTTATATCTTAAACGCTTTTACAAAAGCTGATTTAGAGTCCTTATTGCATCGCGCAATGAAAAAGGATACTTATCTCGCCTCCAAAAATATTACTCTAAAGGAAACTGAAGCTTTGCTCCGACTTTCTGGCGGAGATGGTCGAAAATTGCTAAACATTTTTGAACTTGTTATAAACGCTTCGGCTGGTAATGAAGTTATCATTACCAATGATCGCGTTTTTGAATTAGTTCAGCAAAATACTGTTTTGTATGACAAAAGTGGTGAGCAGCATTATGATATTGTTTCTGCATTCATCAAATCAATTCGCGGCAGTGATCCAAATGGAGCTGTATATTGGTTGGCACGAATGATTGAAGGCGGCGAAGATGTGAAATTTATTGCCCGAAGAATGTTGATTTTATCAAGTGAAGATATTGGAAATGCTAATCCAACAGCATTTATTATGGCTAACAATACATTTCAGGCTGTAACAACAATTGGTTATCCTGAAAGCCGAATTATATTGAGCCAATGCGCAATTTACCTGGCAACTTGTCCTAAAAGCAATGCATCTTATATGGCGATTGGGAATGCGCAACAACTGGTTAAGCAAACGGGGGATTTGCCTGTACCAATTCATTTAAGAAACGCTCCAACCAAGCTTATGAAAGAATTGGGATATGGTGATGATTATAAATATTCGCACGATTATGCCAATAATTTTGCTGAGCAGGAATTTTTACCGGATGCTATAAAAGAAACGGTTCTTTACAATCCGGGAAGCAATTCTAGAGAGAACAGCAACCGTGAATTTTTAAAGAACCGTTGGAAAGATAAATATGGTTACTAAAACCTTATTTTATATTTAGAATTTTACGACAATTTTCTCTGAAACTAGTTTGTCATTTTGATATGATTCAAAATACCATTGACCATCTTCTTTTAAGATTAAAGAACCTTGCACATTATCTTTTATTGCCATAAACACATTAGATTGTGAAGTTTTAAGCAACTTCATAACCACTTTTGGTGTTTTATCAATCAATTGATAACCTGATTCGGTTGGTTGCGCGTATAATAAATTTGGATCTTTTAAATCTGGTGAAGGAGTAGCGGCAACTAATGTTGACGCGGTAACTGCTGCAGCCGCAGAACTAACAGAAGTTGTATTTACAGTTGAAGCAACTGCTTTACCACTATATTTATAATGCAATCCAATTACTGATTTAAAGGCATCGTCAAGACTTTCTCTATAAGCAGCTTCATAATCTTTTTCTTTACTCTTACCAACTTCTGAAGTATAAATTACTTTTCCGTAGCAATCTTTAAATTCAATATATAGTTTTGTTACTAAAAATCCATTATCTCTTTTTACATCAACATATAACAATCCACAACGTTCACTGTAATCTGCCGGAAGTTGTTCATTTGCATAAAAAGCCTGAAAACCTGCTTTAAGCAAATTTGATTTAGTCATTGTAGACAATCTATACTGATTTTCAGTTTTAATAAAATCATATTTTAATGGTACGATCACTGCTTTGTAATCATTTACAGATTGCGAAAATCCGATAACGGAACATAAAAGTGCAACTAACAAAAATTTAATTCTCATAATTATAAATATTTTTTAAGTTCTAATAAATGGTTTATTTGTTTGATATTCTCAGGAGCTTCAATTTTTTTATCATTAAAAAAAATAGCATCCAAACCGGCATTCAATGCTCCATTAACATCGGCATCAAGACAGTCTCCAATCATAATACTATTTTCTTTTGAGGCCTTAGCCAAATTTACAGCATAATCAAAGATAATACTATTCGGCTTTTTAACACCAGCCGACTCAGAATTTGTTATCGTATTAAAATAA
This window encodes:
- a CDS encoding replication-associated recombination protein A, whose amino-acid sequence is QQLEDYISQGHLIGPNGSLTQQISKGIIPSLIFWGPPGTGKTTLAQIIAQESKRPFYILSAINSGVKDIRDVIEKAKQSGGLFTAKNPILFIDEIHRFSKSQQDSLLAAVEKGWITLIGATTENPSFEVIPALLSRCQVYILNAFTKADLESLLHRAMKKDTYLASKNITLKETEALLRLSGGDGRKLLNIFELVINASAGNEVIITNDRVFELVQQNTVLYDKSGEQHYDIVSAFIKSIRGSDPNGAVYWLARMIEGGEDVKFIARRMLILSSEDIGNANPTAFIMANNTFQAVTTIGYPESRIILSQCAIYLATCPKSNASYMAIGNAQQLVKQTGDLPVPIHLRNAPTKLMKELGYGDDYKYSHDYANNFAEQEFLPDAIKETVLYNPGSNSRENSNREFLKNRWKDKYGY